From the genome of Bacteroidales bacterium, one region includes:
- a CDS encoding MFS transporter: MTDKNQAILSDSKTARWTALAIVSLTMFAGYFIADVMSPLQDKLAEVLSWEASDFGLFNGAYAWFNVFLFFLIFGGFILDKKGVRFTGIMSIFIMILGTGMIYWAINTRCLDGQSWHILLWTFRAQVWLASVGYAVFGVGIEIAGITTSKIVVKWFKGRSLAFAMGMQLSVARLGTSLAMSAPLLIISYTGKITSPLFYSLVMLGFGLIAFIIFSLMDKRLDDSIAADNVGKNMEPEEEFHIKDFLIVIKNKAWWYISILCVLFYSAVFPFLKFSTNLLTNKFGVDANYAGAISGLLPFGCILLTPIFGGIYDRKGKGATIMIIGAFIIFFAHLLFALPFITNWYFAVILVIMIGISFSLVPCAMWPSVSKIIPDKQLGSAYAGIFWLQNLVALFLLPTAMGFILEKYCITAYNGKVPIYDYSLPMLIFMSLGVLAVVFAFLLKAEDKKKGYGLELPNAKN; encoded by the coding sequence ATGACTGATAAAAATCAAGCAATTCTCAGCGATTCCAAAACTGCCAGATGGACAGCTTTGGCGATAGTATCGCTTACAATGTTTGCAGGATATTTTATTGCGGATGTAATGTCTCCGCTTCAGGATAAATTAGCTGAAGTATTATCATGGGAAGCGTCTGATTTTGGACTTTTTAACGGTGCTTATGCCTGGTTCAATGTATTTCTTTTCTTTTTAATTTTCGGAGGATTTATTTTAGATAAAAAAGGTGTTCGTTTTACCGGAATAATGTCTATTTTTATTATGATTTTGGGAACGGGGATGATATACTGGGCAATTAACACACGCTGTTTAGATGGGCAATCATGGCATATTTTACTTTGGACTTTCCGTGCACAAGTGTGGCTCGCTTCTGTCGGTTATGCTGTATTTGGTGTTGGTATTGAAATAGCAGGAATAACAACTTCTAAAATTGTAGTAAAATGGTTTAAAGGACGCTCATTAGCTTTTGCTATGGGTATGCAATTGTCAGTTGCACGTTTGGGAACATCACTTGCCATGTCTGCCCCTCTATTGATAATTAGTTATACGGGAAAAATCACTTCTCCTCTTTTTTACAGTTTAGTAATGCTTGGCTTTGGTTTAATAGCTTTTATTATTTTTTCATTAATGGATAAAAGATTGGATGATTCTATTGCTGCTGATAATGTAGGAAAGAATATGGAACCTGAAGAAGAATTTCATATCAAGGATTTTCTTATTGTTATTAAAAACAAAGCTTGGTGGTATATTTCAATTTTATGTGTTTTGTTTTATTCTGCTGTTTTCCCTTTTTTAAAATTTTCAACGAACCTTCTTACCAATAAATTTGGCGTTGATGCAAATTATGCCGGTGCAATATCAGGATTATTACCTTTCGGTTGCATATTATTAACCCCAATTTTCGGAGGCATATATGACAGGAAAGGCAAAGGGGCAACTATTATGATTATTGGTGCATTTATTATTTTCTTCGCACATTTATTATTTGCTCTTCCATTTATCACTAATTGGTATTTTGCTGTTATTTTGGTTATAATGATAGGTATAAGTTTTTCACTTGTCCCTTGTGCTATGTGGCCTTCTGTTTCAAAAATAATTCCCGATAAACAATTGGGTTCTGCTTATGCCGGCATTTTTTGGTTGCAAAATCTGGTGGCTTTATTTCTTCTGCCAACAGCTATGGGATTTATTTTAGAAAAATATTGCATAACAGCTTATAATGGCAAAGTTCCCATTTATGATTATTCGCTTCCAATGCTCATTTTTATGAGTTTGGGTGTTTTGGCTGTTGTTTTTGCGTTTCTGTTAAAAGCAGAAGACAAGAAAAAAGGATACGGTCTCGAATTACCTAATGCTAAGAATTAA
- a CDS encoding spore surface glycoprotein BclB: MKKYILITLKVILSYLVILFAQTTFAQNNVGIGTTTPDPSAVLHLDAIDKGFLVPRMTTAQRLAMIPLPPANALLVYDTEVPCFFYWDATAIPADKWISLCTLPGVTGPTGPQGATGDTGTAGPAGPTGPQGVSGVQGIQGIPGDTGPTGIQGTQGIQGITGGQGLQGVAGDTGPTGIQGTQGIQGNTGPQGPSGDKFATSDGVTCYTGPLAISPPDYTYIVGTGLAYTVGESVVIAFDATNFMIGNVVSYNPATGALTVTVTSITGLAGVTGYCTWQVNLNGAAGGQGPQGPQGLQGIQGPQGNTGPQGNAGPTGPQGPSGVQGPQGDIGVTGPQGNQGPTGAQGPMGAQGPIGAQGPTGAQGDAGPTGPTGVKGDTGTTGPTGSIGNTGPAGPTGPTGVKGDTGTTGPTGSIGNTGPAGPTGPTGVKGDTGTTGPTGSIGNTGPAGPTGPTGVKGDTGTTGPTGSIGNTGTEGPTGPTGVKGDTGTTGPTGVTGATGLGITSIGTQPDGTIFVVQPQSPFYIANNDTSMRVWRISGNADTDPSKHFIGTTNAKDWVIRTSNAERIRVLAGGNVGIGVVVPNEKLEVGGKIRANTVFNVNGTDGVTNVAAGTPTDVQVTGGIITSITKVAGYSGTIDVMDGDAIHTHHFTFTNGVLTGYSITP, from the coding sequence ATGAAAAAATATATATTAATAACCCTAAAAGTAATTTTATCATATCTGGTAATTTTATTTGCTCAAACGACTTTTGCCCAAAATAATGTTGGCATAGGAACTACAACTCCAGATCCGTCTGCAGTTTTACATTTAGATGCAATTGATAAAGGATTTCTGGTTCCAAGAATGACTACAGCACAGAGGTTAGCAATGATACCATTACCTCCGGCAAATGCATTACTCGTATACGATACAGAAGTGCCTTGTTTCTTTTATTGGGACGCAACTGCCATTCCAGCCGATAAATGGATTTCACTTTGTACTTTACCTGGTGTTACAGGACCAACAGGACCTCAAGGAGCTACCGGTGATACGGGTACAGCAGGACCAGCAGGACCCACGGGGCCTCAGGGAGTATCAGGAGTTCAGGGGATACAAGGAATCCCTGGTGATACAGGGCCTACAGGTATTCAGGGAACACAGGGTATTCAGGGAATAACTGGAGGACAGGGACTTCAGGGAGTTGCAGGTGATACGGGACCTACAGGTATTCAAGGAACACAAGGTATTCAAGGAAATACAGGACCTCAAGGACCAAGTGGTGATAAATTTGCAACAAGTGATGGAGTTACATGCTATACAGGTCCGCTTGCTATAAGTCCACCTGATTATACTTACATAGTTGGAACAGGTTTGGCTTATACTGTCGGTGAAAGTGTTGTTATAGCTTTTGATGCCACTAATTTCATGATAGGAAATGTAGTTTCTTATAATCCGGCAACCGGTGCATTAACGGTTACTGTTACAAGTATTACTGGATTAGCAGGAGTTACAGGATACTGTACTTGGCAGGTAAATCTTAACGGTGCTGCCGGTGGACAAGGACCTCAAGGACCTCAGGGACTTCAGGGTATTCAGGGACCTCAAGGTAATACCGGACCTCAGGGTAATGCTGGACCTACAGGACCACAAGGACCTAGTGGAGTACAAGGACCTCAGGGTGATATTGGTGTTACCGGACCTCAAGGAAATCAAGGACCAACAGGAGCACAAGGACCTATGGGAGCACAAGGGCCTATAGGAGCACAAGGACCCACAGGAGCTCAAGGTGACGCAGGACCAACCGGACCAACAGGAGTTAAAGGCGACACGGGAACAACCGGACCGACAGGTTCAATTGGAAACACAGGACCCGCAGGACCAACAGGACCAACAGGAGTTAAAGGCGACACGGGAACAACCGGACCAACAGGTTCAATTGGAAACACAGGTCCCGCAGGACCAACCGGACCAACAGGAGTTAAAGGCGACACGGGAACAACCGGACCGACAGGTTCAATTGGAAACACAGGTCCCGCAGGACCAACTGGACCAACAGGAGTTAAAGGCGATACCGGAACAACCGGACCAACAGGTTCTATAGGAAACACAGGTACCGAAGGACCAACCGGACCAACCGGAGTTAAAGGCGACACAGGAACAACTGGACCGACGGGCGTTACCGGAGCAACAGGACTAGGTATTACAAGTATCGGAACTCAGCCAGATGGAACTATCTTTGTTGTACAACCTCAATCTCCTTTTTATATTGCTAATAATGATACATCTATGAGGGTATGGAGAATATCCGGCAACGCTGACACTGATCCGTCTAAGCATTTTATCGGAACAACGAATGCAAAAGACTGGGTTATAAGAACCAGTAACGCTGAAAGAATTCGGGTACTTGCAGGCGGAAATGTTGGAATAGGAGTGGTTGTTCCAAATGAAAAACTTGAAGTAGGAGGAAAAATAAGAGCAAATACTGTATTTAATGTAAATGGAACTGATGGTGTAACAAATGTTGCAGCAGGAACACCAACAGACGTCCAAGTAACTGGTGGTATTATCACATCTATAACAAAAGTAGCTGGTTACTCAGGAACAATTGATGTTATGGATGGTGATGCAATACATACACATCATTTTACATTTACCAACGGAGTTTTGACAGGATATAGCATAACCCCATAA
- a CDS encoding GSCFA domain-containing protein: MSEFRTIIDVPKSKFELSYHTKSMFIGSCFTESIGEKLEELKFPIDINPFGIVYNPTSIKNCLEILIDKSIFKKENLQSYNEQWFSFFHHGRFSNSNIDECLNNINERIEYSSEFLKSSEFLFITFGTAWIYKLRTTGKTVANCHKLPENNFDKKILSVEEIVGEYKILITSLLKFNPKLKIIFTISPVRHWKDGAFGNQVSKATLILAINKLLDLFKNTKYFPSYEILMDDLRDYRFYADDMLHPNNTAVNYVFEKFSQMYFDEETIKIISEIEKINKDLKHKPFNNNTKSYQNFIEKIKIQKEKLISKHPFIKF; this comes from the coding sequence ATGTCAGAATTTCGTACTATTATAGATGTTCCGAAATCAAAATTTGAACTTTCGTATCACACAAAATCTATGTTTATCGGTTCTTGTTTTACCGAAAGTATCGGGGAAAAACTTGAGGAATTAAAATTTCCGATTGATATAAATCCTTTTGGAATAGTTTATAATCCTACTTCAATAAAAAATTGCCTCGAAATTTTAATAGATAAAAGCATCTTTAAAAAGGAAAATTTGCAATCTTACAATGAGCAATGGTTTAGCTTTTTTCATCATGGTAGGTTTTCCAATTCCAATATTGATGAATGTTTGAATAACATTAATGAAAGAATTGAATATTCGTCAGAGTTTTTAAAAAGTTCAGAATTTCTTTTTATCACTTTCGGAACAGCATGGATTTACAAATTAAGAACAACCGGCAAAACAGTTGCCAATTGCCATAAACTGCCTGAAAATAATTTTGATAAGAAAATTTTAAGTGTTGAGGAAATTGTTGGAGAATATAAAATATTAATAACTTCCTTACTGAAATTTAATCCTAAATTAAAAATTATTTTTACGATAAGCCCTGTACGTCATTGGAAAGACGGAGCATTCGGAAATCAGGTTAGCAAGGCGACATTAATATTAGCGATAAATAAATTGCTTGATTTATTTAAAAACACAAAATATTTTCCATCGTATGAAATACTAATGGATGATTTGCGGGACTATAGATTTTATGCCGATGATATGCTTCATCCTAATAATACTGCTGTGAATTATGTTTTCGAAAAATTTTCGCAAATGTATTTTGACGAGGAAACAATAAAAATAATTTCAGAAATAGAAAAAATAAATAAAGATTTAAAGCACAAACCTTTTAATAATAATACTAAATCCTATCAAAATTTTATTGAGAAAATCAAAATTCAAAAAGAAAAATTAATTTCAAAGCACCCTTTCATTAAATTTTAA
- a CDS encoding urocanate hydratase, with translation MNSDDFKNAILKGIPDELPEPHKYDTEINHAPKRKDILSKEEKKLALRNALRYFAQKHHKILADEFAKELLEYGRIYMYRFRPDYKIHARSIDEFPHKSKHTAAIMLMLSNNLDNAVAQHPHELITYGGNGAVFQNWAQYLLTMKYLAEMTDEQTLVLYSGHPLGLFPSHKEAPRVIVTNGMVIPNYSKPDDWEKFNALGVSQYGQMTAGSFMYIGPQGIVHGTTITVLNAGRRIKGGDGTLAGKVFVSSGLGGMSGAQPKAAVIAGAIGVIAEVNPKALKTRHSQGWVDEVYDNLAQLIQRIEKARTDKEAVSLGYLGNIVDLWEKFAKENIKIELGSDQTSLHNPFAGGYYPVTLGFEEAKEMLSKNPEKFKQEVYTSLKRQVAAINELTKKGMYFFDYGNAFLLEAGKAGADIFKPNGDFKYPSYVQDIMGPMCFDYGFGPFRWVCTSSKPEDLRTTDKIATDILEEIKKTAPKEIQQQLADNIHWIKAAEKNKLVVGSQARILYADCEGRIKIASAFNEAIRNGKISAPIVIGRDHHDVSGTDSPYRETSNIYDGSKFTADMAIQNVIGDSFRGATWVSIHNGGGVGWGEVINGGFGMVLDGTDDAERKLKIMLYWDVNNGIARRSWARNNEAMFAIKRAMQTEEKLKVTLPNLVDDEIIESLF, from the coding sequence ATGAATTCTGATGATTTTAAAAATGCAATTCTCAAAGGTATTCCCGATGAATTGCCGGAACCGCACAAATATGATACAGAAATAAATCATGCTCCGAAAAGAAAAGATATTCTTTCAAAAGAAGAAAAAAAACTTGCTCTCAGAAATGCGTTGAGATATTTTGCTCAAAAACATCACAAAATTCTTGCTGATGAATTTGCAAAAGAATTACTGGAATATGGCAGAATTTATATGTATCGTTTTCGCCCTGATTATAAAATTCATGCAAGAAGTATTGATGAGTTTCCGCATAAATCAAAGCACACAGCAGCAATAATGCTGATGCTTAGCAACAACCTTGACAATGCAGTTGCTCAACATCCTCACGAATTAATCACTTATGGGGGCAATGGTGCTGTATTTCAGAACTGGGCTCAGTATTTACTTACTATGAAATATCTTGCCGAAATGACTGATGAGCAGACATTGGTTTTATATTCGGGACATCCGCTTGGTTTGTTTCCATCACATAAAGAAGCACCAAGAGTTATTGTTACAAACGGAATGGTAATTCCGAATTATTCAAAACCCGATGACTGGGAAAAGTTTAATGCACTTGGTGTTTCACAATACGGACAGATGACAGCAGGTTCGTTTATGTATATAGGTCCGCAGGGAATTGTTCATGGCACAACAATTACAGTACTTAATGCAGGGAGAAGAATTAAAGGCGGAGATGGAACTCTTGCAGGAAAAGTTTTTGTGAGTTCCGGCCTTGGCGGAATGTCGGGTGCTCAGCCAAAAGCTGCTGTTATTGCAGGAGCAATCGGAGTTATTGCCGAAGTAAATCCGAAAGCTTTAAAAACTCGTCATTCGCAAGGTTGGGTTGATGAAGTTTACGACAATCTTGCTCAATTAATTCAGAGAATTGAAAAAGCAAGAACTGATAAAGAGGCTGTATCGCTTGGATATCTTGGCAATATTGTTGACTTATGGGAAAAATTCGCAAAAGAAAATATAAAAATTGAATTGGGTTCCGACCAGACATCACTTCATAATCCTTTTGCCGGTGGCTATTATCCGGTTACTCTTGGTTTTGAAGAGGCAAAAGAAATGCTCTCGAAAAATCCCGAAAAATTCAAACAGGAAGTTTATACTTCATTGAAGCGACAAGTCGCGGCAATAAACGAACTTACAAAAAAAGGAATGTATTTTTTTGATTATGGAAATGCATTTTTGCTTGAAGCAGGAAAAGCAGGAGCCGATATTTTTAAACCTAATGGCGATTTCAAATATCCTTCGTATGTTCAGGACATAATGGGACCAATGTGTTTCGATTATGGATTTGGTCCTTTCCGCTGGGTTTGCACTTCTTCAAAACCGGAAGATTTAAGAACTACAGATAAAATTGCAACAGATATTCTTGAAGAAATAAAAAAAACTGCTCCAAAAGAAATTCAACAGCAATTGGCTGATAACATACATTGGATAAAAGCGGCAGAAAAAAATAAACTTGTTGTTGGTTCGCAAGCCCGCATTTTATATGCCGATTGCGAAGGAAGAATTAAAATTGCAAGTGCTTTTAACGAAGCAATAAGAAATGGAAAAATTTCGGCACCAATTGTTATTGGAAGAGACCATCACGATGTTTCAGGCACAGATTCACCATATCGAGAGACATCAAATATTTACGACGGTTCAAAATTTACTGCCGACATGGCAATTCAAAATGTAATCGGTGATTCATTTAGAGGCGCAACATGGGTTTCAATTCACAATGGCGGCGGTGTTGGCTGGGGTGAAGTTATTAACGGTGGTTTCGGAATGGTTTTAGATGGTACCGACGATGCTGAAAGAAAACTAAAAATAATGCTCTATTGGGATGTGAACAACGGAATAGCCCGCCGAAGCTGGGCAAGAAACAATGAGGCAATGTTTGCAATAAAACGGGCAATGCAAACAGAAGAAAAATTAAAAGTTACTTTACCAAATTTAGTTGATGATGAAATAATAGAGAGTTTGTTTTGA